The Roseovarius indicus genome has a segment encoding these proteins:
- the rsmD gene encoding 16S rRNA (guanine(966)-N(2))-methyltransferase RsmD, with amino-acid sequence MRIIGGAFRGRRLASVGKGDAAAHLRPTSDRVRESLFNVLANAHADRLEDVRVLDLFAGTGALGLEALSRGAAHVTFVESGRTAQKLLRENIRLCGAEDVTQILPRDARKPGPAPAPCTLVFLDPPYGKGLGEQALAAALTQGWLAEDALIIWEESADITPPDGLTLLDERRYGDTFIRLLERATP; translated from the coding sequence ATGAGGATCATCGGCGGCGCCTTCCGCGGCCGCCGGCTGGCGTCGGTGGGCAAGGGGGATGCGGCCGCGCATCTCCGCCCCACCTCCGACCGGGTGCGCGAAAGCCTCTTCAACGTGCTCGCCAACGCCCATGCCGACCGGCTGGAAGACGTCCGCGTGCTCGACCTCTTCGCCGGCACCGGCGCGCTGGGGCTCGAGGCGCTCTCCCGCGGCGCGGCCCACGTGACCTTCGTCGAAAGCGGCCGCACCGCCCAGAAACTCCTGCGCGAAAACATCCGCCTCTGCGGCGCCGAAGACGTCACCCAAATCCTCCCCCGCGACGCCCGAAAACCCGGCCCCGCCCCCGCGCCCTGCACCCTCGTCTTCCTCGACCCGCCCTACGGCAAGGGCTTGGGCGAACAGGCCCTTGCCGCCGCCCTCACACAGGGCTGGCTCGCCGAGGACGCCCTGATCATCTGGGAAGAAAGCGCCGACATCACTCCACCGGACGGCCTGACCCTCCTCGACGAACGCCGCTACGGAGACACGTTCATCCGCCTCCTGGAACGCGCCACCCCCTGA